Proteins encoded together in one Lysinibacillus sp. FSL K6-0232 window:
- the pckA gene encoding phosphoenolpyruvate carboxykinase (ATP), whose translation MNSVEITNELKELLNGGNVQVQLSVPQLAEKATARGEAVLTVDGAVRAETGKYTGRSPKDKYTVEEESIKDQIDWGKVNQPISSEVFDNLYIKVIKYLKERDELFVFKGFAGADKDSQLSIQVINEYAWHNLFAHQLFIRPTEEELASHVAEFTVISAPNFKADPAVDGTASETFIIVSLEKKVILIGGTEYAGEMKKSIFGIMNYLLPQQGILSMHCSANVGEAGDVALFFGLSGTGKTTLSADPERKLIGDDEHGWSDNGVFNIEGGCYAKTINLSAEKEPEIYNAIRFGSVLENVVVDPETRICDYDDGSLTENTRVAYPIQYIDNIVDPSVAGHPKTIIFLTADAFGVLPPISKLTKEQAMYHFLSGFTSKLAGTERGVTEPEPVFSTCFGSPFLPLPATVYAEMLGEKIDKHGAQVYLVNTGWTGGEYGTGSRMKLSYTRAMVRAAIDGKLVDVETTQDAVFGLHIPTAIEGVPSNVLNPREAWADQAAYDAKAAELAGLFNENFKKFSNVSEAITKLGGPLQ comes from the coding sequence ATGAATTCAGTAGAAATTACAAACGAACTGAAGGAATTATTAAACGGCGGAAATGTTCAAGTTCAACTTTCAGTACCACAGTTAGCAGAAAAAGCTACAGCTCGTGGTGAAGCAGTATTAACAGTAGATGGCGCAGTTCGTGCAGAAACTGGCAAATACACTGGTCGTTCACCTAAAGATAAATATACAGTAGAAGAAGAAAGCATAAAAGATCAAATTGACTGGGGAAAAGTCAATCAACCGATTTCTTCTGAAGTGTTCGATAACTTATATATTAAAGTTATAAAATATTTAAAAGAACGTGACGAATTATTTGTATTCAAAGGCTTCGCAGGTGCTGACAAAGATTCACAATTAAGTATTCAAGTTATTAATGAATATGCTTGGCACAATCTTTTCGCTCATCAATTATTTATCCGTCCAACTGAAGAAGAATTAGCTTCTCATGTTGCAGAGTTCACTGTTATCTCAGCTCCTAACTTTAAAGCAGACCCTGCCGTTGATGGTACAGCTTCAGAAACATTTATTATCGTATCACTTGAAAAGAAAGTGATTTTAATTGGTGGTACTGAATATGCTGGTGAGATGAAAAAATCTATTTTCGGTATTATGAACTACTTATTACCACAACAAGGCATCCTTTCTATGCATTGCTCAGCGAATGTTGGAGAAGCTGGTGATGTAGCATTATTCTTCGGTCTATCTGGTACTGGTAAAACAACATTATCTGCTGATCCAGAACGCAAATTAATCGGTGACGATGAGCATGGCTGGTCTGATAATGGTGTCTTCAACATTGAAGGTGGTTGCTATGCGAAAACAATCAATCTTTCTGCTGAAAAAGAACCAGAAATCTACAATGCCATTCGTTTCGGCTCAGTGTTAGAAAATGTAGTTGTTGATCCAGAAACACGTATTTGTGACTACGATGATGGTTCATTAACAGAAAATACACGTGTAGCTTATCCAATCCAATACATTGATAATATTGTTGACCCATCTGTTGCAGGTCATCCAAAAACAATTATTTTCTTAACAGCAGATGCATTTGGTGTTTTACCACCAATCAGTAAATTAACAAAAGAACAAGCAATGTACCACTTCTTAAGCGGCTTCACATCAAAGCTTGCAGGTACAGAGCGTGGTGTAACAGAGCCAGAACCAGTATTTTCTACTTGCTTCGGTTCACCATTCCTTCCACTTCCAGCAACTGTGTATGCTGAAATGTTAGGAGAAAAAATTGATAAGCACGGTGCACAAGTATACCTTGTAAACACAGGCTGGACTGGTGGCGAATATGGCACTGGTAGCCGTATGAAACTTTCTTATACACGTGCAATGGTACGTGCTGCCATTGATGGTAAATTAGTAGATGTTGAAACAACGCAAGATGCTGTGTTTGGTTTACATATCCCAACAGCTATTGAAGGTGTTCCATCAAACGTATTAAATCCACGTGAAGCTTGGGCAGATCAAGCTGCATATGATGCAAAAGCTGCTGAACTTGCAGGTCTATTCAATGAAAACTTCAAGAAATTCTCAAATGTTTCTGAAGCAATCACAAAACTTGGTGGCCCATTACAATAA
- a CDS encoding alpha/beta hydrolase family protein, protein MTNNGEIVAKRAYPSPNPAIRLFEITYLSQGLRVKGLLAEPKAEGTYDGFLYLRGGMQGIGMVRPSRIAQFAAQGFIVFAPYYRGNRGGEGRDEFAGADRYDAIYAVDVLKQFCNDHIHVFGFSRGGIMALWTAILRKDITSVVTWAGVSDATATYWERTDMRRMMKRVIGGTPNRVPEAYDARTPLFEVAHITAPVLIIHGYRDENVDIEHARQLAFFLEDAHKTYETWYERDYAHQYPPAKNRETVRALCQWMKQQ, encoded by the coding sequence GTGACAAACAATGGTGAAATCGTTGCTAAGCGTGCCTATCCTTCACCAAATCCAGCCATACGCTTATTTGAAATTACATATTTATCACAGGGCTTGCGTGTGAAAGGGTTATTGGCTGAACCAAAGGCAGAAGGTACATATGATGGCTTTTTATATTTAAGAGGAGGCATGCAAGGCATTGGGATGGTAAGACCATCACGTATTGCCCAATTTGCAGCACAGGGGTTTATTGTTTTTGCACCGTATTACCGTGGCAATCGAGGTGGGGAAGGACGAGACGAGTTTGCAGGCGCAGATCGTTATGATGCTATTTATGCAGTAGATGTATTGAAACAATTTTGCAATGACCATATACATGTTTTTGGCTTTTCACGTGGAGGAATTATGGCACTTTGGACAGCCATCTTACGTAAAGATATTACCTCTGTTGTGACATGGGCTGGTGTTTCGGATGCAACAGCTACTTATTGGGAACGGACAGATATGCGCCGTATGATGAAGCGTGTGATTGGTGGCACACCTAATCGTGTACCAGAAGCCTATGATGCTAGAACGCCATTATTTGAGGTAGCACATATTACAGCACCTGTTTTAATTATTCATGGCTATCGTGACGAAAATGTTGATATTGAGCATGCTAGACAGCTTGCGTTTTTCTTAGAGGATGCTCATAAAACGTATGAAACATGGTATGAACGGGATTATGCCCATCAATATCCACCCGCCAAAAATCGAGAAACAGTTCGTGCTCTATGTCAATGGATGAAGCAACAATAA
- a CDS encoding NUDIX domain-containing protein — protein MLTFTDLHGLQVDLSFSRGEFEVEPKHVLVFLKHEQKWLCTIHKHRGVEVPGGKVEEGETLEEAAIREVFEETGVHVKNLQWFAEYAVHDKVLFCKTVFTAQFAGQEQIEFDLETSGMLWLSDEEFMNHPNLSFHMKDEGMKKMLEELKYRDKQW, from the coding sequence ATGCTAACATTTACAGATTTACATGGTCTACAAGTAGATTTAAGCTTTTCAAGAGGTGAGTTTGAGGTAGAGCCTAAGCATGTGCTTGTTTTTTTAAAGCATGAACAGAAATGGCTCTGTACCATTCATAAGCATCGTGGTGTAGAGGTGCCAGGTGGGAAAGTAGAAGAAGGAGAAACATTAGAGGAAGCAGCGATTCGAGAGGTATTTGAAGAAACAGGTGTCCATGTGAAAAATCTTCAATGGTTTGCAGAATATGCTGTCCATGATAAGGTGTTATTTTGTAAAACAGTTTTTACTGCACAATTTGCAGGACAAGAGCAAATTGAATTTGATTTAGAAACATCAGGGATGCTTTGGTTATCTGATGAAGAATTTATGAATCATCCAAATCTAAGCTTTCATATGAAGGATGAGGGAATGAAAAAAATGCTGGAGGAGTTGAAATATCGTGACAAACAATGGTGA
- a CDS encoding aminopeptidase translates to MQHLQDIALNILKGNLNVQSSETLLILTDIYKQDIAKIFYNAGRTITEHTMLTVMPLLEKSGQEPIPAVSSLMANADVTLCITSHSLTHTNARKNACENGGRVATMPGVTLQMLEQGALHADAQEIEELVEKYVHSLDKAKNVRIVKAGHELTFSVENRFGIRSTGVIHQAGEYGNIPSGESYIAPIETSANGELLVDGSIANIGVLKEPLLLKIRNGRLEEAIGADGSRLLELLGEGNGRIIAEFGIGANKSAILCGNVLEDEKVYGTIHIAFGSNVPFGGANAADVHIDCVVKSPSVYFDEQQVI, encoded by the coding sequence ATGCAGCATTTACAAGACATTGCACTTAATATTTTAAAAGGCAATTTGAATGTTCAATCTTCAGAAACACTGTTAATTTTGACAGATATTTATAAACAGGATATTGCAAAAATCTTTTATAACGCTGGGCGAACAATTACAGAGCATACGATGTTAACGGTGATGCCGCTACTTGAAAAATCTGGACAGGAGCCTATTCCTGCTGTTTCATCACTGATGGCGAATGCTGATGTGACACTTTGTATTACCTCCCACTCATTAACACATACAAATGCACGCAAAAATGCCTGTGAAAATGGCGGGCGTGTAGCAACAATGCCTGGTGTGACACTTCAGATGCTTGAGCAAGGTGCACTACATGCAGATGCCCAAGAGATAGAAGAGCTAGTAGAAAAATATGTTCATTCACTTGATAAGGCAAAGAATGTTCGTATTGTGAAGGCTGGGCATGAGCTAACATTTAGTGTAGAAAATCGTTTCGGAATTCGTTCTACAGGCGTTATTCACCAAGCAGGTGAATATGGAAATATTCCTTCTGGGGAATCTTATATTGCGCCAATAGAAACCTCTGCAAATGGAGAGCTTTTAGTAGATGGCTCGATTGCCAATATTGGTGTGTTAAAGGAGCCGCTATTGCTAAAAATACGTAATGGTCGCCTAGAAGAGGCAATTGGTGCTGATGGTTCACGATTACTTGAGCTACTTGGTGAAGGGAATGGCAGAATTATCGCGGAGTTTGGTATCGGAGCCAACAAAAGTGCCATTCTATGTGGCAATGTCCTAGAGGACGAGAAAGTATATGGTACGATTCATATAGCATTTGGCAGTAATGTACCTTTTGGTGGAGCAAATGCAGCAGATGTTCATATTGATTGTGTTGTAAAAAGCCCGTCTGTCTATTTCGATGAACAACAAGTAATCTAA
- a CDS encoding IclR family transcriptional regulator: MLKTLNLSIAVLKMFTKEKPTWGGRELATAMNMNHTNLYRILETFENNGFITKDPITKKYSLGIALWEIGMNMYDSLNIDQLCMPALEKLKDTTGETAILTVLNGLEALTLLKAEPVNKVKFTVSRGSRSPLYVGASYRSMLAFLSEEQISKVIDKPLTAYTNNTMTDANAIRAELEKIRNCGYALSNSEYSVDVLALAMPIFNSEEQVVASITVSGPIYRFTEQRVPEVLEPLTEARNEIEGIIRRYHLNFN, encoded by the coding sequence ATGCTAAAGACGCTAAATTTATCGATTGCTGTTTTAAAAATGTTTACAAAGGAAAAGCCTACATGGGGTGGGCGAGAGCTAGCAACAGCGATGAATATGAATCATACAAATTTATATCGTATTCTTGAAACATTTGAAAATAATGGGTTTATTACAAAGGACCCTATTACTAAAAAATATTCTCTTGGTATTGCGCTATGGGAGATTGGTATGAATATGTATGATTCATTAAATATTGATCAGCTATGTATGCCTGCTCTTGAAAAGCTAAAAGATACAACGGGTGAAACGGCAATTTTAACAGTTTTAAATGGGCTGGAAGCGTTAACATTATTAAAAGCAGAGCCTGTTAATAAAGTAAAATTCACTGTTTCAAGAGGAAGTCGTTCACCGCTTTATGTAGGCGCTTCCTATCGTTCAATGCTTGCCTTCTTAAGTGAGGAGCAAATCTCAAAGGTTATTGACAAGCCTTTAACGGCTTATACTAATAATACGATGACAGATGCAAATGCTATACGCGCTGAGCTTGAAAAGATTCGTAATTGTGGCTACGCACTTAGTAATAGTGAGTATTCTGTGGATGTATTAGCACTTGCCATGCCTATATTTAATAGTGAGGAGCAGGTTGTGGCTTCTATTACTGTTTCTGGACCGATCTACCGATTTACAGAGCAGCGTGTACCAGAAGTTTTAGAACCTTTAACAGAAGCTAGAAATGAAATAGAAGGAATTATTCGTAGATATCATTTGAATTTTAATTAA
- a CDS encoding M20 family metallopeptidase: MNDLQALKEQLIDAVEQHQDELIEFCSRLIQIPSVNPPGDTTEITAFIENYLSEVGITYEKYEAADKMFNLVASIGNDAGKELVYCGHTDVVPVGDLAKWDFDPFSGEVKDGWMLGRGASDMKAGLAGIIFATKLLKKLNIELPGKLTLAIVPDEETGGEFGVPWLLERKLVKGDGCLIAEPSSPLNPTIGQKGSYWFELEVRGEPGHGSLSPLAGRNAIVDAIRAIQEIRTLWDIAITIPEEVQPLIEVSKKYMREVEKDRLKYQEVLEKITVNIGTIEGGTKSNVIPDYCKVQVDCRLPFGVTQEEVTEILKNKLDALEIDYSIQRFGFKSVANYTPAEDPVCQSIVENISFVTGQEAYGVMQWASSDARHFRQYDIPVLQYGPAYLPSIHGYNEKVRVEDIIRCAKVYITAAVDFLYQK; the protein is encoded by the coding sequence ATGAATGATTTGCAAGCACTGAAAGAGCAATTAATCGACGCAGTTGAACAACATCAAGATGAATTAATTGAATTTTGTTCAAGGTTAATTCAAATTCCAAGTGTTAATCCTCCAGGGGATACAACTGAAATTACAGCTTTTATTGAAAACTATTTAAGCGAAGTAGGCATCACGTATGAAAAATATGAAGCTGCGGATAAAATGTTTAATTTAGTAGCTTCTATTGGTAATGATGCTGGTAAAGAACTTGTTTATTGTGGACATACAGATGTTGTGCCTGTTGGAGATTTAGCAAAATGGGATTTTGACCCATTCTCTGGCGAGGTGAAGGATGGCTGGATGCTTGGACGTGGTGCGAGTGATATGAAGGCTGGCTTAGCAGGGATTATTTTTGCTACAAAGCTGCTAAAGAAATTAAATATTGAATTACCAGGAAAATTAACTTTAGCCATTGTACCTGATGAAGAAACAGGTGGCGAATTTGGTGTTCCTTGGCTATTAGAGCGAAAGCTAGTAAAGGGTGATGGTTGCCTAATCGCAGAGCCTTCTTCCCCATTAAATCCAACAATTGGGCAAAAGGGATCATATTGGTTTGAACTAGAGGTACGTGGGGAACCAGGACATGGAAGCCTGTCCCCATTGGCTGGACGTAATGCTATTGTCGATGCTATTCGTGCTATTCAGGAAATTCGTACACTATGGGATATAGCTATTACAATTCCTGAAGAAGTGCAGCCGCTTATTGAAGTATCAAAAAAATACATGCGTGAAGTGGAAAAAGATCGCTTGAAATATCAAGAAGTTTTAGAGAAAATTACTGTAAATATTGGTACAATTGAGGGAGGAACGAAGTCTAACGTTATTCCAGATTATTGTAAGGTGCAGGTCGATTGTCGCCTACCATTCGGTGTTACACAAGAGGAAGTAACAGAAATCTTGAAAAATAAACTAGATGCCTTGGAAATTGATTACTCGATCCAACGTTTTGGCTTTAAGAGTGTAGCCAATTATACACCTGCTGAGGACCCAGTCTGTCAATCAATTGTGGAAAATATTTCATTTGTAACTGGACAAGAGGCTTACGGTGTTATGCAATGGGCAAGCAGTGATGCAAGGCATTTTAGACAGTATGATATTCCTGTTTTACAATATGGTCCAGCCTATTTACCAAGTATTCATGGCTATAACGAAAAAGTGCGTGTTGAGGATATCATACGCTGTGCAAAAGTATATATTACTGCTGCTGTTGATTTCCTATATCAAAAGTAA
- a CDS encoding DUF1177 domain-containing protein, whose translation MSLKHVMELYELMDSIYVNGEAIKEYLHNIDPAANIEVKTIQGESGSTDFVRVLLKGKNGKSSGGNAPTLGIIGRLGGIGARPEMTGFVSDGDGALACMAGAAKALDMALKGDQLEGDVIFTTHICPTAPTLPHEPVPFMNSPVDISVMNENEVDETMDAILSIDTTKGNQVCNHKGFAITPTVKEGYILKISDDLLHVYTQSAGISPVVLPITMQDITPYGNGLFHINSILQPAVATTSPVVGVAITTESVVAGCATGATHVTDVESVVRFVLEVAKTYGANKCTFFDEQQFTHMKKLYGSMSHLQTKGNEVQAHE comes from the coding sequence ATGTCATTGAAGCATGTTATGGAATTATACGAGTTAATGGATAGTATCTATGTGAACGGTGAGGCTATCAAGGAGTATTTACACAATATTGATCCGGCAGCAAATATAGAGGTAAAAACGATTCAAGGTGAAAGTGGCTCAACGGATTTTGTCCGCGTACTTCTAAAAGGAAAGAACGGGAAATCTTCAGGGGGCAATGCGCCAACATTAGGGATTATTGGTCGCTTAGGCGGTATTGGAGCGCGCCCTGAAATGACAGGCTTTGTATCGGATGGTGATGGTGCATTAGCATGTATGGCTGGCGCTGCTAAAGCACTTGATATGGCATTAAAAGGCGATCAATTAGAGGGCGATGTTATTTTTACGACACATATTTGTCCAACAGCGCCGACTTTGCCACATGAGCCAGTACCATTTATGAACTCGCCAGTAGATATTAGTGTTATGAATGAAAATGAAGTGGATGAAACAATGGATGCCATTTTATCCATCGATACAACGAAGGGCAATCAAGTATGTAACCATAAAGGATTTGCGATAACGCCAACTGTCAAAGAAGGTTACATATTAAAAATTAGTGATGATTTATTGCACGTATATACACAATCTGCTGGCATTTCTCCAGTTGTCCTGCCAATCACGATGCAAGACATTACACCATATGGTAATGGTTTATTCCATATTAATAGTATTTTACAACCAGCTGTTGCAACAACAAGTCCTGTTGTTGGTGTTGCCATTACAACAGAATCTGTAGTAGCTGGCTGTGCAACAGGTGCGACACATGTAACAGATGTAGAAAGTGTTGTTCGATTTGTTTTAGAAGTAGCTAAAACGTATGGTGCTAACAAATGCACATTCTTTGATGAACAGCAATTTACACATATGAAAAAATTATATGGCAGCATGAGCCACTTACAAACAAAAGGAAATGAGGTACAGGCACATGAATGA
- a CDS encoding ABC transporter ATP-binding protein, translating to MQQHNDPILKVSNLKKHFPIKSSIPFKKSTQFVKAVDGVSFDLYKGETLGIVGESGCGKSTVARLINQLILPTEGVVEFKGTDLASLNTKDIRSARKSIQMVFQNPYASLDPRKTIEYLVAEPLVIHGIGDEASRKKRVIELLETVGLSAYHAKRHPHEFSGGQRQRINIARALALNPDIVVCDEPVSALDVSVQAQVINLLKDLQKEFGLTYIFISHDLNVVNYMCDRIAVMYLGKIVEIGTYKEIYENPQHPYTQALLSAIPKENPFDAKERIILSGDVPSPVNPPSGCAFHKRCRFAMEKCATMQPTLDTVTATHQVSCHLFEAIQQEVPTP from the coding sequence ATGCAACAGCACAATGACCCTATTTTAAAGGTAAGTAATTTAAAAAAGCATTTTCCTATTAAAAGTTCCATTCCTTTTAAAAAATCAACACAATTTGTCAAGGCGGTAGATGGGGTAAGCTTTGACTTATATAAGGGAGAAACACTTGGTATTGTAGGTGAATCAGGCTGTGGTAAATCAACGGTTGCCCGTTTAATTAACCAATTAATATTACCTACAGAGGGAGTCGTGGAGTTTAAGGGAACGGATTTAGCAAGCTTAAATACAAAGGATATTCGCTCTGCTCGAAAATCCATTCAAATGGTATTCCAAAATCCTTATGCGTCACTTGATCCTCGTAAAACAATTGAATACTTAGTTGCTGAGCCACTCGTTATTCATGGTATTGGTGATGAAGCATCACGGAAAAAGCGTGTCATTGAATTGCTTGAAACAGTAGGCTTAAGTGCTTACCATGCAAAGCGCCATCCACATGAGTTTTCAGGAGGACAAAGACAGCGTATTAATATTGCACGTGCCCTTGCGCTTAATCCAGATATTGTTGTTTGTGATGAGCCTGTTTCAGCACTAGATGTATCTGTGCAAGCACAAGTTATTAATTTATTAAAAGATTTACAGAAAGAATTTGGCTTAACCTATATTTTTATTTCACATGATTTGAATGTTGTAAATTATATGTGTGATCGAATTGCTGTTATGTATTTAGGGAAAATTGTGGAAATTGGCACATACAAGGAGATCTATGAAAATCCGCAACATCCATATACACAAGCCTTATTATCAGCTATTCCAAAGGAAAATCCTTTTGATGCAAAGGAACGCATTATTTTATCTGGTGATGTACCAAGTCCAGTAAATCCACCAAGCGGCTGTGCATTCCATAAACGTTGTCGTTTTGCTATGGAGAAATGTGCAACCATGCAACCAACGCTTGATACAGTGACAGCTACACATCAAGTTTCCTGTCATTTATTTGAAGCAATACAGCAAGAAGTACCAACACCTTAA
- a CDS encoding ABC transporter ATP-binding protein, with the protein MTERLLDVENLTVEFKSGGSTMKAVNGVNLQLNKKETLGIVGESGSGKSVTATALMRLIPSPPGKITDGKIQFNGRDLLAISEKDMRNVRGNDMSMIFQDPITSLNPVLTVGNQIIEVIRAHETISKKDAAAKAVDMLKMVGIPEPEKRLKMYPHEFSGGMRQRVMIAIALACNPKLLIADEPTTALDVTVQAQILDLMKKLQQEHDTAIIMITHDLGVVWELCDKVNVMYAGRTVESTTTRQLYEKPLHPYTWGLLESQITMGTQEQQRLPAIPGSPPDLTMPHSGCHFSSRCPLATDICRSKAPDLVEVQDNHFVACHLQSKEQIVARKEGIFNATAQ; encoded by the coding sequence ATGACTGAACGTTTACTAGATGTAGAAAACTTGACAGTAGAATTTAAAAGTGGCGGCTCTACAATGAAAGCTGTTAATGGAGTAAATTTACAATTAAATAAGAAGGAAACACTAGGAATTGTTGGGGAGTCAGGTTCTGGAAAAAGTGTGACAGCCACGGCTCTTATGCGTTTAATTCCATCTCCGCCCGGAAAAATAACGGATGGCAAAATTCAATTTAATGGACGCGATTTATTGGCAATCTCGGAAAAGGATATGCGCAATGTACGAGGCAATGACATGTCCATGATTTTCCAAGATCCTATTACAAGCTTAAATCCTGTACTAACAGTGGGCAATCAAATTATAGAAGTAATTCGAGCGCATGAAACGATTTCAAAGAAAGATGCAGCTGCAAAGGCTGTAGATATGTTAAAAATGGTGGGTATTCCTGAGCCAGAAAAGCGTTTAAAAATGTATCCACATGAATTTTCAGGAGGGATGCGTCAGCGTGTTATGATTGCCATTGCCCTTGCCTGTAATCCAAAGTTACTGATTGCCGATGAGCCAACAACGGCACTGGATGTAACTGTACAGGCTCAAATTCTTGATTTGATGAAAAAATTGCAGCAGGAGCATGACACAGCCATTATTATGATTACCCATGATTTAGGTGTCGTTTGGGAGCTATGTGACAAAGTCAATGTGATGTATGCAGGGCGAACAGTAGAGTCCACAACAACTCGACAGCTCTATGAAAAACCGCTACATCCATATACATGGGGCTTGCTAGAATCTCAAATTACAATGGGCACACAGGAGCAGCAGAGATTGCCAGCTATTCCAGGTAGCCCACCAGATTTAACAATGCCACATAGCGGTTGTCATTTTTCTTCTCGCTGTCCATTGGCAACAGATATTTGCCGTAGTAAAGCACCTGACCTAGTAGAAGTACAAGATAATCATTTTGTTGCTTGCCACTTACAATCAAAAGAACAAATTGTCGCACGGAAGGAGGGAATTTTTAATGCAACAGCACAATGA
- a CDS encoding ABC transporter permease — MTQAIVNETKKRNTLLRKLLKNKLASIGLIIVTLMSIVAIFAPLIATHPPNEMIVGKSFLPMNTEGHLLGTDNYGRDLFSRLVYGTRISMIVGIAAVLFGAVFGTLLGLVAGYFGGRIDSIIMRTMDGLFAFPFILLAITLMTVLGQGLVNVIVAIGIANIPGFARLVRGQVLSVKEEEFIEVTHSLGATHARIIFSHILPNCLAPLIVYGTMSTAGAIISEAALSFLGLGVQPPTSSWGSILKDGKDFLVLNPQMATFSGICILLTVLGINLLGDGLRDALDPKMKV, encoded by the coding sequence ATGACTCAAGCAATTGTCAATGAAACAAAAAAAAGAAATACATTGTTGCGTAAGTTGCTGAAAAATAAATTAGCGTCAATTGGACTGATCATTGTAACGCTAATGTCAATTGTAGCTATTTTTGCACCATTGATTGCTACCCATCCACCGAATGAAATGATTGTTGGTAAATCATTTTTACCTATGAATACGGAAGGGCATTTACTTGGAACGGATAACTATGGTCGTGATTTGTTTAGTCGTTTAGTTTACGGCACAAGAATATCAATGATTGTAGGGATTGCGGCAGTGCTGTTTGGTGCAGTATTCGGCACATTACTAGGACTTGTTGCAGGCTATTTTGGTGGACGTATTGATTCCATTATTATGCGTACGATGGATGGTCTTTTCGCATTTCCATTTATTTTACTAGCGATTACATTAATGACAGTCTTAGGACAAGGGCTAGTAAACGTGATAGTAGCGATTGGTATTGCTAATATTCCGGGGTTTGCAAGGCTTGTTCGAGGACAGGTGCTAAGTGTTAAAGAGGAAGAATTTATCGAAGTAACACATTCTTTAGGTGCTACACATGCCAGAATTATTTTTAGTCATATATTACCAAACTGTTTAGCTCCATTAATTGTTTATGGGACGATGAGTACAGCAGGCGCTATTATTTCAGAAGCCGCCCTTAGCTTTTTAGGATTAGGGGTACAGCCACCAACATCTTCATGGGGCAGTATTTTAAAGGATGGGAAAGACTTTTTAGTATTAAACCCCCAAATGGCGACATTTTCAGGTATTTGTATTTTATTAACAGTGCTTGGTATTAACCTGTTAGGGGATGGGCTGCGTGATGCATTAGATCCGAAGATGAAAGTTTAA
- a CDS encoding ABC transporter permease, with amino-acid sequence MGSFILRRLVNLIPTLLVVGIIVFIITRMIPGDPASVMLGPQASVEDVENLREELGLNKSMLSQFISYVGDLAQLNLGYSYSYSESVIGLILERFPNTVVLALAALLIAVVIGIPAGILAARKQNTIIDYIVMLVSLVGVSMPIFWLGIMLVLFFSVNLGWFPATGMGNISDGLWPYLKHLILPAFALATIPMATFARITRSSMLEVISQDYIKTARSKGIKEYLVIGKHAFKNALTPILTVLGMQISNLLGGAVLTETIFSWPGMGRLIVDAIDKRDFVVVQGTVIFIAFIFVLINLVVDVLYKVVNPKVNLESDGGKK; translated from the coding sequence ATGGGCTCATTTATTTTAAGAAGGTTAGTCAACCTGATCCCAACACTGCTAGTAGTAGGAATCATTGTATTTATTATTACGCGCATGATTCCCGGTGACCCAGCTTCAGTAATGCTGGGACCACAGGCGAGTGTAGAAGATGTAGAAAATTTAAGAGAAGAACTAGGCTTAAATAAGTCAATGCTTTCGCAGTTTATTTCATATGTAGGAGATTTAGCACAATTAAATTTAGGATATTCCTATTCTTATAGTGAGTCTGTTATTGGGTTGATTCTTGAAAGGTTCCCAAACACGGTTGTACTAGCGCTGGCTGCATTGCTAATAGCAGTGGTCATTGGGATTCCAGCAGGTATATTAGCAGCTAGAAAACAAAATACCATTATTGATTATATTGTTATGCTTGTGTCATTGGTTGGGGTATCAATGCCAATTTTCTGGCTGGGGATTATGCTTGTATTATTCTTTAGTGTGAATCTTGGTTGGTTTCCTGCCACGGGAATGGGCAATATAAGCGATGGGCTTTGGCCATATTTAAAGCATTTGATTTTACCGGCTTTTGCGTTAGCAACAATTCCCATGGCGACATTTGCACGTATTACACGTTCAAGTATGCTTGAGGTAATTTCACAAGATTATATTAAAACAGCTCGCTCGAAAGGGATTAAAGAATATTTAGTAATTGGTAAGCATGCCTTTAAAAATGCACTAACACCTATTTTAACGGTGCTTGGTATGCAGATTTCTAATTTACTGGGCGGAGCGGTTTTAACAGAAACCATTTTTAGTTGGCCTGGGATGGGTCGATTAATTGTAGATGCCATTGATAAACGTGACTTTGTAGTCGTCCAAGGTACAGTTATTTTCATTGCCTTTATTTTTGTGCTCATTAATCTAGTAGTCGATGTGCTTTATAAAGTTGTTAATCCTAAAGTTAATTTAGAATCGGATGGGGGGAAAAAATAA